A portion of the Oscillospiraceae bacterium genome contains these proteins:
- a CDS encoding GTP-binding protein, translating into MTKIDIFSGFLGAGKTTLIKKLIKEAFAGQQVVLIENEFGEIGIDGGFLKESGIQINELNAGCICCSLVGDFRTALQQVVEQYHPDRIVIEPSGVGKLSDVTRAVEGVAEHLDVQLNSFVTVADVNKVKMYMKNFGEFYDDQISHASCILLSRTQTASEEKIAAAVAMLREKNPTATIVTTAWDELTGEQILKAMSTKDDFKAELIAMAAKANEKHAEEDEEEEHYHHHHHYDENGVCSCGHHHHDDDDDEDEHEHHHHDHDEDDDHDEHEHHHDHDEDHDHEEHCCCGHHHHDDDDEEDEHEHHHEHGGHCCCGHHHHHHDHDADEVFTSWGVETARKFTKAEVEHALTELDTGNYGMILRSKGIVDGGADGWLEFDYVPGEWEVRARGADVGGKLVVIGSKLNEKAIAELFGC; encoded by the coding sequence AGATCGGCATCGACGGCGGCTTCCTGAAGGAGTCCGGCATCCAGATCAATGAGCTGAACGCCGGCTGCATCTGCTGCTCTCTGGTGGGTGATTTCCGCACCGCCCTGCAGCAGGTGGTGGAGCAGTACCACCCCGACCGCATCGTCATCGAGCCCTCCGGCGTGGGCAAGCTGAGCGACGTGACCCGCGCCGTGGAAGGCGTGGCCGAGCACCTGGATGTGCAGCTGAACAGCTTTGTCACCGTGGCCGATGTGAACAAGGTCAAGATGTATATGAAGAACTTCGGTGAGTTCTACGACGACCAGATCAGCCATGCAAGCTGCATCCTGCTCAGCCGCACCCAGACCGCCAGCGAGGAGAAGATCGCCGCCGCCGTGGCCATGCTGCGCGAGAAGAACCCCACCGCCACCATCGTGACCACCGCATGGGACGAGCTGACCGGTGAGCAGATCCTGAAAGCCATGTCCACCAAGGACGACTTCAAGGCAGAGCTGATCGCCATGGCCGCCAAGGCAAACGAGAAGCACGCCGAGGAGGACGAGGAAGAAGAGCACTACCATCATCACCATCACTACGACGAGAACGGCGTGTGCAGCTGCGGCCATCACCACCACGATGATGACGATGATGAGGACGAGCACGAGCATCACCATCACGACCATGACGAGGACGATGACCACGACGAGCATGAGCACCACCATGATCACGATGAGGATCATGACCACGAGGAGCATTGCTGCTGCGGCCACCACCATCACGATGACGACGATGAGGAGGACGAGCACGAGCATCATCATGAGCACGGCGGCCACTGCTGCTGCGGCCATCACCACCATCATCATGACCACGACGCCGATGAGGTGTTCACCAGCTGGGGCGTCGAGACGGCCCGCAAGTTTACCAAGGCCGAAGTGGAGCACGCCCTCACCGAGCTGGACACCGGCAATTACGGCATGATCCTGCGCAGCAAGGGCATCGTGGACGGCGGTGCCGACGGCTGGCTGGAGTTCGACTATGTGCCCGGCGAGTGGGAAGTGCGTGCCCGCGGCGCCGACGTGGGCGGCAAACTGGTGGTCATCGGCTCCAAGCTGAACGAGAAGGCCATTGCAGAGCTGTTCGGCTGCTGA
- a CDS encoding outer membrane insertion C- signal: MAKEIPVYLFVGFLESGKTKFIQETFEDPNFDSGDKTLLLICEEGEEEYSPKKFAFPGVTVKVIEDKAEMNPQNLAKLEKESGAGRVVIEYNGMWLLQELADALPENWLVYQCIATADGTTALTYARDNSMRSLLLDKIARSELIVFNRAEAVNNDEARQELHKLVRQASRKCDIAYEFADGSVAYDDIPDPLPFDVNAPVIDIHDDDFGIWYMDCQDEPQKYTGKTVKFLAQVCQTNRAGKNSFVPGRFAMTCCVQDIQFVGFPCSYDGYKALEQRSWVRVTAKVSYKFHNIYRGKGPVLTAISVEPAEKPLNEVVTFS; encoded by the coding sequence ATGGCAAAAGAAATTCCGGTCTACCTGTTTGTGGGCTTTCTGGAAAGCGGCAAGACCAAATTCATTCAGGAGACCTTTGAGGACCCCAACTTCGACTCCGGCGACAAGACCCTGCTGCTGATCTGCGAAGAGGGCGAAGAAGAGTACAGCCCCAAGAAGTTCGCCTTCCCCGGTGTGACCGTCAAGGTGATCGAGGACAAGGCAGAGATGAACCCGCAGAACCTGGCCAAGCTGGAAAAGGAATCCGGCGCAGGCCGCGTGGTCATCGAGTACAACGGCATGTGGCTGCTGCAGGAGCTGGCCGATGCCCTGCCGGAAAACTGGCTGGTGTACCAGTGCATCGCCACCGCCGACGGCACCACCGCCCTGACCTACGCCCGCGACAACTCCATGCGCAGCCTGCTGCTGGACAAGATCGCCCGCAGTGAGCTGATCGTGTTCAACCGCGCCGAAGCCGTGAACAACGACGAGGCCCGGCAGGAGCTGCACAAGCTGGTGCGTCAGGCTTCCCGCAAGTGCGACATCGCCTACGAGTTCGCCGACGGCAGCGTGGCCTATGATGACATCCCCGACCCGCTGCCCTTCGACGTGAACGCCCCGGTCATCGACATCCATGACGACGATTTCGGCATCTGGTACATGGACTGCCAGGACGAGCCCCAGAAGTACACCGGCAAGACGGTCAAATTCCTGGCACAGGTGTGCCAGACCAACCGCGCCGGCAAGAACAGCTTCGTGCCCGGCCGCTTTGCCATGACCTGCTGCGTGCAGGATATCCAGTTCGTGGGCTTCCCCTGCAGCTACGACGGCTACAAGGCTCTGGAGCAGCGCAGCTGGGTGCGGGTGACCGCCAAGGTGAGCTACAAGTTCCACAACATCTACCGCGGCAAGGGCCCGGTGCTGACCGCCATTTCGGTGGAGCCTGCCGAAAAGCCGCTGAATGAAGTCGTAACGTTCTCTTAA